Part of the Candidatus Poribacteria bacterium genome is shown below.
CACACTATTCACCCAACTCACCCATAACACCAATCCGCTGCATTTTGACCTACACTACGCCAAACAGACAAAGTGGGGGCAAATCCTCGTCAACAGCACCTTCACACTGGCACTGATCACCGGCATGAGCGTTCCAGATGTCAGCGAAAATGCGATGGCAAATCTGGGCTGGGAAGAAGTTAAATTGCCGAATCCAGTCTTTATAGGGGATACGCTCTATTGCGAAACGGAGGTACTATCGAAGCGCGAGTCGAACTCATATCCTGAAGCAGGTATTGTCAGGGTCCGCTCACGGGGTATTAATCAGGACGGAGGGGTGGTCATTGATCTCGTCCGCGCTATCATGGTCTACAAACGAGACAACGCTCCTAAAAAGGAGCTCTTCCCTAAAATAGTTTAGAAGTGTGATGCGTGAAACGTAATGCGTCAGATGGATAAATGAACCAATACACTAATGAACCAATGTTCACAGAAACACCGATACGCGTCCACCGCTGGCGGGGGTGCGAATTGTCTCGGTCGAACAGTTCGGCGCAGGTCCATGGGGGACGATGATGCTCGCAGACTTGGGAGCAGAAATCCTCAAGATTGAAAACCCCGAAACAGGTGGAGATGTGGCGCGTTATGTCCCGCCCTATACCGCTGAGAAGGATAGCGTCTATTTTCAGAGTTTCAACCGGAACAAAAAGAGTATCACCTTGAATCTGCAACACGCCGATACAACCGAGGTCTTCCACCGGCTGGTCTCCATTTCGGACGGCGTTTTCAACAACCTGCGCGGCGACCTGCCTGCCAAACTCGGCTTGGACTACGCAGCCCTCGGCAAGGTGAAGCCATCAATCGTGTGCTGCTCCCTCTCCGCCTTCGGGCGCAGCGGCTCCCGCGCCGCCGAGCCGGGATACGATTACCTGATGCAGGGATACGCCGGCTGGATGAGCATAACGGGCGAACCCGATTCTCCACCACAGAAGACCGGACTATCCTTAGTCGACCTGAGCGCGGGCGTGATGGCGGCCCTCGGTTTGATGAGTGCCATTCTGCGGGCGCGGGACACCGGTTTGGGCTGCGATGTCGATGTGAGTCTATTCGACACCGCTCTGTCGCAATTGGGTTATGTAGGGGCTTGGCACCTCACAAAAGGCTATCAACCGCAACGAATGGCAGACTCATCACATCCATCTCAGGTGCCGTTTCAGGTGATGCCGACAAAGGACAACTGGATTGTCGTGGCGTGTGCAAAGGAAAACTTCTACCAAAGCCTAGTGCGGATTCTCGGCGCACCGGAATTGACCCACGACCCACGCTTTCGCAGTTTCGCAGATCGGTTGGAGAATCGTGACACACTGGTGCCGATTCTGAAAAACCTGTTCCGCCAGCGAACAACCGCCGAGTGGTTAGAGCTGCTCAAGGGCGAAGTCCCGTGCGCCCCTGTAAACACCGTCGAAGAGGCATTCCGTGACCCACAGGTGGCTGAAGATGAAATGATACTTGAGATTCCACATCCGGAATTCGGCGTTGCGCGTCAGGTAGCAAGCCCGATTAAGATCAGCAATTCCAAGGCTGAACATCGTCGTGGACCACAACTAGGCGAGCATACGGACGAAGTGCTTGGAAATTATCTCAACATGTCCCCCCAAGAGATTCAGACACTCCGTCAGAAGGGAGCGCTTTAGAATACAACAACCAAATCCAGAACGTGATGTATGAAAGGTCAAACGAGAATCAAACAATTCCGTATTCGTATCACGAGAGTGGCTTAGACACATTTAACCTAAGCATTCTTGAGAAGGAAATATATGAATAAACGATTTCTTTGTGGCATCTGGTATGCAATCTCGATCTGTCTTACCGGCGGCACACACAACCCAACCATTGCCGCTAGCCAGCTCTCGTGGGGGCACACGGCATCCTTCTGCGGTGTTATTGATGATCAACAGGAGAAACAGCATTCAAACCAATATTCCAACCGTCACTATGCCCAAACTTCTGTTGCAGATTTGAATGTCGGTGAACCGCGTACGGTGCGACTCATCTACTTCTTGCCCAACGACCGACCCTACCGCGCCAACGTGGTCCAACGGATGAAAGATGAGATCCGCGAAATTCAAACCTTCTATGCCGAACAGATGGAGGCACACGGCTATGGGAAGACAACCTTCCGCGTTGAAACCGACTCCCAAGGCGAGCCGATAGTGCATCGTGTGGATGGACAGCACCCCGACCGTTACTATCTTGGCAACGCATTAAACGCTGCATTCGCCGAGACTGACCGAGTGTTTAATCGCAAGACAAACATCTACTTCATCATCATTGACAATAGCATAAACAGAATTCGTAGCAGTTATTGTCGCTACGCCGGCATTGGAGACAATAGAGGGAAATCTGGAGGATATGCATCGGTTGCTATTGCAGTTGAACAGGAGTGGCTGGCGCATGAACTGGGACACGCCTTCGGACTGAAACACAATTTCAGCGATAACGCGTACATCATGTCGTATGGTTCGGAGCGAGATCGGTTATCGGCATGCAGTGCCAAATATTTGTCCGTGCATCCTTACTTCAATCTCAATATCCCAATTGAAAAAGGGCAGGCTCCGACCATCGAACTCATTTCCCATCCGCAATATCTACCGTGGTCAAAAAGCATCCCGATCCAACTCAAAGTCAGTGATTCAGAAGGGCTTCACCAAATACTTTTACACACGAAAACAATAGAGCCGCATGCAGGTGCCGGCTTTTGGGAAGTCATAACGTGTCGAAGCTTGACTGGCGAAACAGACACCCTCGTTGAATTTGATTATAACGGCGTTATCCCGTCCAATCGGTCTACGAATCTTTTCAACCCCTTGAGGCATCCAGTTGCTGCTGCAGCCGTTGATATACATGGAAATGTCGCTTGGGAAGATTATGTTCTGTTCTCCGAAACGCTTCCACCACTGTCGAAAATCTCAGGCAATAATCAGCGCGGCTTGCCCGATACTCCATTACCCGTCCCGTTTGTCGTTCAAGTGCGGGATGTGGAATATTACCCTGCCCCTCGGAGGTATGCCGTCACGTTTACTGTCACTGCTGGCGGCGGTACGCTCAGCGTAGAACATACTGAAACCGATGATACCGGCAGGGCAAAAAGCACACTCACACTGGGACCGCATCTCGGACCCAATACAGTCGAGGTGTCTGTCGCTGGCATTGAGGGTGCGGTCACCTTTAGCGCTGTAGCGGGGGCTGCGGTCGCCTTCCCTGATCCCAACCTCCGCGCTGCAGTTGAGGCTGGTCTCAATAAAGCAGAAGGGGCCCCAATCGTCCCGTCAGAGATGGTAATTTTTTCCTGCCTTACAGTACCGGGGGCAAGCATTCACAATCTGACCGGACTTGAAAGCGCAATCAACCTAACTGGACTGGATCTTCTGGGTAACAACATCTCCGACATCTCCCCTGTGGCGGGACTAGTCAGTTTGAAATGGATAGATCTTTCAAGCAATAACGTCTCGGATATCTCACCCTTAGCCGCAAACACAGGGTTAAGACATGGAGATACAGTTTATATACGCCAAAATCCCCTGAGTTACCAATCCATCTACACACATATTCCAATGCTTCAAAGCAGAGGAGTTACGGTATATTTCGAGAATCAGGCGCATCCCGCGCTTGTGAAAATCTCAGGCGATAATCAACACGGCATACCCTCCGCATCATTGTCCTCTCCATTTGTCATTGAGGTCCAAGACGAGAACGGTTCTGCACTCGCAGGAGTTCCAGTCACATTCACCGTGATTGC
Proteins encoded:
- a CDS encoding MaoC family dehydratase; translation: MPRSKDKIQTGWEGRFYEDFEVGAVYRSRFGHTVTEADNTLFTQLTHNTNPLHFDLHYAKQTKWGQILVNSTFTLALITGMSVPDVSENAMANLGWEEVKLPNPVFIGDTLYCETEVLSKRESNSYPEAGIVRVRSRGINQDGGVVIDLVRAIMVYKRDNAPKKELFPKIV
- a CDS encoding CoA transferase, whose protein sequence is MAGVRIVSVEQFGAGPWGTMMLADLGAEILKIENPETGGDVARYVPPYTAEKDSVYFQSFNRNKKSITLNLQHADTTEVFHRLVSISDGVFNNLRGDLPAKLGLDYAALGKVKPSIVCCSLSAFGRSGSRAAEPGYDYLMQGYAGWMSITGEPDSPPQKTGLSLVDLSAGVMAALGLMSAILRARDTGLGCDVDVSLFDTALSQLGYVGAWHLTKGYQPQRMADSSHPSQVPFQVMPTKDNWIVVACAKENFYQSLVRILGAPELTHDPRFRSFADRLENRDTLVPILKNLFRQRTTAEWLELLKGEVPCAPVNTVEEAFRDPQVAEDEMILEIPHPEFGVARQVASPIKISNSKAEHRRGPQLGEHTDEVLGNYLNMSPQEIQTLRQKGAL
- a CDS encoding leucine-rich repeat domain-containing protein yields the protein MNKRFLCGIWYAISICLTGGTHNPTIAASQLSWGHTASFCGVIDDQQEKQHSNQYSNRHYAQTSVADLNVGEPRTVRLIYFLPNDRPYRANVVQRMKDEIREIQTFYAEQMEAHGYGKTTFRVETDSQGEPIVHRVDGQHPDRYYLGNALNAAFAETDRVFNRKTNIYFIIIDNSINRIRSSYCRYAGIGDNRGKSGGYASVAIAVEQEWLAHELGHAFGLKHNFSDNAYIMSYGSERDRLSACSAKYLSVHPYFNLNIPIEKGQAPTIELISHPQYLPWSKSIPIQLKVSDSEGLHQILLHTKTIEPHAGAGFWEVITCRSLTGETDTLVEFDYNGVIPSNRSTNLFNPLRHPVAAAAVDIHGNVAWEDYVLFSETLPPLSKISGNNQRGLPDTPLPVPFVVQVRDVEYYPAPRRYAVTFTVTAGGGTLSVEHTETDDTGRAKSTLTLGPHLGPNTVEVSVAGIEGAVTFSAVAGAAVAFPDPNLRAAVEAGLNKAEGAPIVPSEMVIFSCLTVPGASIHNLTGLESAINLTGLDLLGNNISDISPVAGLVSLKWIDLSSNNVSDISPLAANTGLRHGDTVYIRQNPLSYQSIYTHIPMLQSRGVTVYFENQAHPALVKISGDNQHGIPSASLSSPFVIEVQDENGSALAGVPVTFTVIAGGGRLSITSTTTDENGRAESTLTLGPNIGRNAIKVSVVGIESPLTFYAISDTGSPPITADVNHDGTVNILDLVSVASEYGNQGRNLAADINEDRIVDIFDLILVAGMFADTAAAPLARPQVPETLTAVKVQGWLTDVSSLELRDPTVKRGLVVLEQLLVSLTPRKTELLANYPNPFNPETWIPYRLGEDTFVTLKIYDTNSRIIRTLDVGHRIAAAYEGPSRALHWDGKNDLGEPVASGVYFYTLTAGDYSATRKMVILK